Below is a window of Ornithodoros turicata isolate Travis chromosome 7, ASM3712646v1, whole genome shotgun sequence DNA.
ACCCTTGCGTGAGAGCGCAAGGGTTAAATTTATAACGCTTCCCCAGCTGTCCAACCTGATTGTGGGGCCTCTCCAAGAGACGGATGCTGGGAACTACACCTGCCTTGCGACGCACGAAAATAGCAGAAGCTCATATGGAGATGTGCTCAACGTACTAGGTGAGATAGCCCATACTATTTAATTTCGCTGCATGTAGTAGAAGGCAAACTAGCGCGAGTACGCATGTTTCTCTGGGAGAAAGCTTGCCGACTATCAACTCCATTGTGTCCATGCTTAATATTGCCTAAAGCTCCACGAAATGACTGCCTGTTTACTGGCAATGACAAAATACATTTCATTCGGGTACGTCAAAATTTCATTAATTTATTCGGAAATGCTCACAAACAGAAATGCTGCTGCCAGTTTTAGTTACAACAGTGGCTACTTTGATTGTGCTGCCACCTGCTGCAATCAGCCATGGTTACTTACTTTATCGTGATACAGTTCAACACAGCAGATTGCTAATGACACGATTCGCAGTCAGTAAATACGAAATAAACTTCATAATACATAGTACTTAAAGCAATCACCTACCTAATCATTTCTGATTTTCCGATGCGCTTCAGTTCCACCAAAATGGGAGCAAGACCTGGTGGACATATCTGTAAAAGAAGGCGACAATGTCACACAGCCATGCGAAGCCAAGGGTTATCCAAAGCCAATAACAAAGATTAAGAAGGAAGGTAAGTAGCTCCTAGCCTAGTGGATCTGTGACAGAAATTATCTGTGAGAGTTCTTACATCTCTTTAATTTTCCGGCGAGCTCAAGTCACCTTTCTATTCTAGGAACGGAGAGTTTTAGTGCAACAGGAGCGCTTATTATCTCCAGGGCATCCAAGCACAACGGTGGAACATACACCTGCCACGCGGATAACGGTGTAGGGAAAGCTCTGATTAAACATTTCAAAGTCATCATTTATGGTAAGCTCAATGTACAAGTTTGTCTATACTGCGAAACCAGTTCCATCGTGTCTGGTACTTACACACTACCAAGTTGCCGACGCGGACGGCATCCTAGTGGAGTACTGCGTCGGATGCCTGTGGGCTTCGTCTTTCGCAATCATTTTCAACGTTTACGCCTATGTTGGACATAGCACTATATGGAGCCTATTGCAACGGCATGCTGTTTAGCAGCCTCACAGTGTGCATGTTATGAACAAGGTCGGTCACATTTCCTCAAGACGTTTCAGCAAAAGGGTGCTTGGACGCCGATAAACGAATAACGGGGATGATAGATGCGAGTCCCTTGATGTTTAAAATGGACATGGGATTGATGGAGAGCACGAGGAAGCACGAGGGAGCTTCAACTACGCGAACATAGTGCAAAGTGCGCTTTCAAAGCGACCATGAGTAACTGCCTCAGATGTTACGTAGTTGTTTGTCTTGAAAAGAGAAGTAGAAATTTATGTCCTACACAACTGCACTGGCAAATATTGGGTCATACAAAGCTCCATCAATTTGGGGACTATAACCATAGTTCACTCGCTGACTTAAGCATATCATCGCGCATCGAATGACTGTGTCTCAAGGTCATCTCCAACAATAGGTCATAGAGGCACGTACAAGCGCATCAAAACTATGGTGGCATGAAGGTCACTTTTGTACCCTCAGCGGGGTTCTTCCACGCCAACATACATGCGCATGATGAATGCATATTTGTGATAGTTTGTGGCACTGTGAAAGCACATGCATGTCCGTGTACAGCCATTAGAGATCTCACATCTGACACACAACGTGCCTTTACCCACAAATGCGGAATCACAGAAGCAGTTCCGTGAAACCGTTAGCATACGAAAACGTTCGTGTCTGCATTATGGCAACGGTTCCGTGCGATGTACTGCGACATTTCCGACCTGGACCGATCCGTACACATAGCCTCGTTTCCAAATTGCCGCACATCGTAGTGTGTGCGACAATCCCGCGATGGCGTTACTGTTGCGTTTTCACCTTGTGTTTATGTCACACTGCTAACAGGAACTCGTCGCCCGCAGTTTAAGTTACACATTGAACACAACGTAAGCATCCAAGTCGCACAGCCATCAGTGTCTCATAAGCAGTGACTTCGGCTCGTGtgttgcctgcctgcctgcttGCGTGCTACCTCTTATTCGATGTTGGTACAAGAACATTTACTGACTCCTACTATGGCTGCTTCTTTCATGGGGAAGCTGTTCTTGACACAACTCTTGTGCATCGGTGAGTTTTCCCTCTCTTCATCTCGTTTGCATACATCCGAGTCAAAAGGTTGCTCCTGTAAAGGGTACTTTACCACACATTGTGCCCTGATGCGGGGAAGTACCCTTTACGAAATGTGTCAGGTTCATGGATTCAGTAGCGGTCTGACCGAACCCAGTATTAAAGTAAAGAATTGATTCGCAATAACTAATTTTTAGGATCGCTCTTTGCGAAAATATTTTTACCTTCTCTTGCATCCCTTCACTTGCTCACGGTTCGGTTGATTTTAGGGCAGCTCTAGCACACAGAATAGGTGTGCGTGCAACGAGATGCTGCTTTCAAAACCTATCTACCCAGCTTATTATCAAACAACAGTAAAGAAACTGAGCAtcgatgttctttttttttgttaggtGCTGGATCTTCCCTCAAAGTACAACCGTTTAACTTTCCATCGGATGTACTAGAAGGATCTAGAGTGAGCGCGGCGTGCTCTCTGCTCAAAGTGATTGACTCGACAAGTTTCAAGTGGACGAGGAACGGCAAGGAACTACAGGCCTCAAATGTACGGTTTTCGGTCCGTTCAGATGCGGACTACTCCTTCTTGACGATCGACCCGacacaagaaaaagacactGGAAATTACACGTGCACGGCTACATCGAGAGGGCGCTCAAGCGCTTACACAGCCATGTTGATAGTGCACGGTAGGTTTCTACTGTTTTGTGTTACATAGTCGCAGGCTTTGGCATGTCGTTATCATTGCAGCTGATGGCattatcacctataatttgttCAGCGTAAAAGCAACACCGCTGAAACATATTAATCTGCCCTGGAAGGAAATTAATTTCTTTTTAAAAGGGGGAGGGGCACCTCAGCTGACAAGTGGGTTCACAGGAACACTCCACAGAAAGAAATATTACAAAGTACTAAAAGGATAGCCGCAGTGCTGTTCTCAGGATGAATAAGACTATAATGGTGTCATTACGCTTGAGCCAGGATTTGCTTTTTGTTAATAATTCTTAAAATGTTTAGCACCACCCAAATGGATCAAGTTCCCAGAAGATTCTATGGTGGTGGCAGGCGGCAACGCGTCCTACACCTGCACAGCGTCAGGAAATCCAACGCCAGAGATCACTGTCCGTAGATCCCACGGTAAGAGCGCTGGAAAGAGACTACGACTACATATCAATACCTTGTCACTTTTATAGGCGGGGCCGTTCTCACGTCATCCAAAGGAGCAGCTACTGTAAATATTGCGAAAGCATCGAAGAAGGACGTCGGACCATACAGCTGCACTGCAGACAATGGTTTTGGAGAGACCCTCCAAAAACCGTTTCACGTCTTAGTGTACGGTGAGCTACATACGGTGCTGACCCACAACGGCGGCCAACCGAAGCATCCACATGCAGTTACTAGTTCGACACAGACTGCCAAGGTCTTCGCGTCGAAACTCCTATCCCTTCCATTTGATTTCGAAGACATATTTGCCAGAGCGTTCTTGCACGTAACATAATACGCCATTGCGTTCACGTGTTCTCTAAACGTACGTAAGATGGCGGTACCGAGTCGGCAATGCGGATTCTGTTATGTACCACGAAAATTACAAACGATACTCTTAATGTCTGGAATGGACGCACTACAGTTTATCTGGCTTGTGGTGGCTCTAACGACCTCGTACACTGGTAAGCATTCAGCTAAGCTGTCGATAACCTTTATGGGATAACGTTTTTGTATAATTTTGTTTCAGCGTCCGTGAAAGTCGTGCCCTTCCAATTTCCCCAGACGCCTGTTGTTGGGGACACCATTCGCGTCGCATGTTACACCAGTGCAGTGAGCACCTCGCTCACTTTCAAGTGGAAGAAAGACGGCCTTCCACTAGAAAGTAGAAGCACTGTACTTCTTAAAAGGCTCGAAGATATTTCGACCTTGCTCCTTGGACCGGTCACGGTGGAAGATTCTGGGAACTACACATGCGAGGCGTCAACGATGCAGTCGAGGGATTCGTACACGGCTCAGCTTCAGGTGTATGGTATGTGGATTCAACGTTACCACGTCGTAAAGCGTTATTCTATACGCGTGATACCTGTCAGATATCTTTTCCGGTAGGCACGCACTACTTCGTTAGCACTGGCACAACTTGGAGTGAAAATAAGCTGAGCATAGAAGAAGAAAGACAAGCCTTCTCCAGGCAAAAGTTGAGGCCGAAAATAAGTGAGGACGAGATGCTAGCACAGTTGCGAAACATTTACGgacacagtattttttttacacctttcggGTGTAAACGCCTTATGGCACACATCTTCTTGCTGTAGGTTCTACGGCATACGGTGGATGGCTTCTGAAACACCCCTCTAAAACGCATACTTTATATAAAGCACCATTTCGTATGGCACATTCTACACAAAACAACATTTCAGGGGGGTGTATTCCGTCCGAGATGGGGTTATTGCATATTTCATTTGTGCCTACAGAATAAAAAGGTGTTCATTTGCAAAAATGTCCCTTTCACACACTcaaaagtgtaaaaaaatatACTCTGCGCGGTTCCGAAATTCTCTGTACTCACGCCTACTGAGGTGGAAAAGGAACACCATTTCAGTGGTAGTCACATAAAGTGGTCTACGAACATGCGCGCCAAGCATCAGATGTCTCTGAATGCTTGAATATTATGAGTCGCGCTCGTTCATAATCTCCAttgcaaaaaggaaaaaagaaaaatgattttGAAAAGCAGTGTGCGAAACTGATAAAACATTGAAaacgtcacagtgacctctctTCTTCTAACAGCGCCGCCTTCGTGGATTAAGCACCCACACGACTACACGGCCGTGGAAGGAACCAATGTAACCGTACCTTGCAGTGTGACTGGTCATCCAATCCCGACTGTAACGTGGCAACGAGACGCGGGTAAGGATGTTCGAAGCATGCCATGATGTGTCTAGTGTTCTCTCATAACTCTCGACagctttctttctatttctttttttgcaggcTCAAGCGTGAATTATAAGATCCTGAAAAATGGaagcattttcttcctttccgtCGCTAAAAGTGACCAAGGCCAATACACTTGCACAGCAAGTAATGGTGTTGGAATATCACTGAAGAGAAACGTAACTTTGAAAGTCACAGGTACGGTGAGAATACAAAGTTGTGCACACGCATTTTTCTCGACGTAAGGGAAGATAATGGCATCTTGCAATGGCATCGTGGCTATCTTACCGCAGTCATGAGTCAAAACACTCGGATATATTACATCGTACGCCGCGCTGACGGTTTATTTTTCCCTGTTTCGTGGCACAATCGCATTTCGCACATAAACTTACTTGATAATTGAATATCACGGCGCTATACTTCATCAGACTCCCTGCAAATGGTAAAGCATGCGGTGTTACGGGACAGCACTGCCAACTTGTAAGAAAAATCCAAAGTTACTCACAGTGCACCACTCGCTAGTTTACAAGCATTTCCGCACGATGGCGCTAGTGACGCGTTTTTATGTCCTTGCGTGGAACAGCGTCAAGCTTTCCCTGTCGACAATTAATGTATGTTCGGTGTGACCTACTTGTTACATTTATGCGTATGAGCTGCTACCTTGTGTACGTGGCGCTGTTATCCGCTGGGATGCCATCAAGCCATGGATATGAAGGTAGGGGACAGTTTTAATACTCTCTTTCATACAGTGAACTCCATTATGCATACTGCCATTTCTAATACAGAGGCACCGGAGATTCAGAAATTTTCATTTACGAGTGAGCTTGAAGTCGGTCAAAAAGCCAGTGTCACCTGCACTGCCAGAAGGGGAAGCCAACCCATGAAGTTCGCATGGCTTAAGGATGGCACCAAAATTACCGAGACGAAGAATGTTCGCGTCACCACCTTCAGTGACTTCACGGTGCTGACCATAAGCGAAGCTACGTTAAAGTCGTCGGGGAACTACACCTGCGTCGTGTCCAATAAAGCAGGGACATCATCGTTTACTGCGAGCGCAACAATTAAAGGTGATACACTTATTTTCGTTTTCACGTTAGAATCAACACACAGTGTACAACGATACCACCGCTGTGCTGACTGTACTTTGTAGTTGTAGGAGAAAGAATTCTTGAACAGATGGCTCCTGCAGTCTCTGAGCACATAGCGCTGATGAGAGCTTTCACACCGTCACAGTATCTCAAACTAGCATCGCTGTACCATTAGAGACTGCATTCTCTAATATTACAGCGATGCTAGTTTGAGATACTATGTAGTTAGCTAGTTTGAGATACTATGTAACGTCCCATGGGACGTTACATAAACCTATAGAAAACAAGGATCAGCTGATTTGAGAACACTTGCAGTGCACCTCCATGTTCTGGGCCTTCTGGTACCGGTAGGTGTAATACAGTGAAATCTTGGTAACGGAAAGCCCCTCCTTGGATTTCCTTcctctgctcgaaaacgaaagctcgcaTTTCCCTGTAGAGGTAATAGAGTCGCATTGATGCATCCGAAGTATTAGAACTGACGCGAGTTGGCGTAATCAACTGCCATCCGTGTGACAGGACAAGTTGATGAAAAATTATCCTTTACTTTAAACGGAGTGTGCAGCTGTCTTTGGTGACACTTAACCAATTTCTCGTTGCACAAGGACGGTCTCCACACAAGGTGCAGTAAAAATGTAGGAATTCCTGCCGTTTGCAGTtgcagtctctctctctctctattctcCCCATCAACACTGCGGTACTGAGCAAGGAGGATACCTTGGTACTGACAGTCGTTGAGAGCGAGTAAAGACGTTTTCACATGTCACCGTTAATTTCCATGCTTTTACACAGTACTGTGAAGTGTCCCATGCGTAGTCACAGCAAGTGTATCACAGAACTCTCAGTACGACACTCGTACGTTGATATCTGATGCTATTGAATATTATACGCAAGGGACGCATACTGTATTCTTCCAGCAATCTCACATAGTTTTTCAATTTCCCACAGCCGCACCCTTTTGGCTGCGTGAACCACAGAATGCTGAAGTCTACGAACATGGAAACGTCACCATCGCGTGTGAAGCCGGAGGAAGTCCTCCACCACAAGTCACGTGGTACGACACAGAACACTCAGGTAAGACACTGAGGTTCAGCATCATATCATATCGCGTCAGAGTATCTGGAAGGTCCCGAGAAATATCAAATTGAAGCAATCCATAAATCCAAAAGCCCTCACCATGTTGTGCTTTGTTTGCAGGTCAACTAGTTCGTTCCAACCAAGTATGGACCGTGGAACACAAAGGACTGCGCCTTACGAACGCTACGAAAGCCGCGGGAGGTCGCTACGAGTGCGTCGCGGAAAACGGAATAGAACCTGCCATTCGAAAAAGAATATTCGTTAAAATATTGGGTGAGCGCTTAAGGACCAGGTTGGACTCCTGGGCCATGACATTTTGAACTTGGAATGTCCGCCAACGAAAAACGCCACCTTAAGGGCAACGACACCAACATGCCTACATGCAAGAGAGTCACAGTTTCCGTAAGGGTGCGATAGATGGCAGTCACTGCCTTTTTTTGACGCGAACGTACGTATTTATCTATTTCGAATTTGCACATTAATGGATGCCAAGACATTATGATCGCTCAAACGGGTCTGTCATTACTGCTAACTGTCGCTTTATCGCTGTTGAGCATCGGAGGATGCATGTCTAAAGGTAAGATCTCAATACCTCTTTCCAAATCACGTATGCCCACCTACATCTTCCAACGTTACTTGCAGTGGCACCACCGCAGATACAACCGATGGTCGCCGAACAAGTTAATAAAAAGGGAGGAAAATTCCGCGCAGCGTGTTCTATTACAGACGGAACACCACCGTTCTCGTTCAAATGGACGCGGGGAGGTCAAAATGTGCATAAAGATGCAACAATATCTACCGAAGATTACAGCGAATACAGCATCCTTGTGATTCGAGAGCTAACAAGAGCCCACGCAGGAAATTACACATGTCTGGCGACCAACAAGGCTGGATCCGATCGCGCAACGTTTGCTCTCGTCGTTAACGGTAAGGAATTCTTCTAGTTTACGCCGCCGCTAAGCTTCGTATCTGGAAACTGCAAGCAAGTTTGCTTTTGCATCTGACCTCTGATCACGCACAGCGGCTCATTTGGTGCTACAAAAAAGAATTTAAGACGCATCAACAATATACTCACTACAATCAGGGATCCTAAACGTCTGCACTAGTTGTAGGGCGCCTCGTTGACCTGAATTACGTGATCAAAACGCCGAAATTCGATCACCCTTTTTTCATAAAGGATAACCACAAAAAGTACGTGCGCTACCAACAGCGTGTCGAAACGCTGCACTAAGGCTGGGCGATTATGGGCTGCGATTTTTTTCAGATCCCAGTCGTCAGACTGCTCATGCCAGTCCTTCCATTCCCCTTCGTCAAAAAATAAGCAGTGAAAATTATCCAAGGCGTTGTGTAAGGCAGGAATTATGCGACGTTTAATGCACCATAGGAACATCAATAGGTTACTCTGTTAATGTCTATTCGTACATAGAtgggggaaaaaagaaagaaaacacgctCACTAGTGGCGGGAAACACCCAGCGAaaggacaaagaagaaaaaaagacgatAGAACAACATTCTCATCTAAGGCAATTTGGTTCCATCGTCGCTTCTGCGCATTGAACAGCTTATCGGACACTCGCAAAAACTGCTTAATGTACAAGCATGTTGAGAAGGGCCAAAATGTGTGATACCGTTTGTACGTATTATACCCGTGTTCAGCCTAAGAGCGGCACAAAATATAGTCCGCCAAAACAGAGTTACTTCGCGGGGAAAATTATAGTGCTGGGCCACGAGGTGCCACCAACTGGCCTCCTATAGTTTCGGTGTTGGTCCACTACATGCCGCGACGTAGAGTGATGCGGTTAACTATTGTATCCAATAGGAACGATCTTAGGGCGGAGCTTAAATGTGCCGTTCTTAGGTCGAATACGACTATAGTGTGTGTTGGGACGTACTCAAGTAAAGGTCCTGAAAATCATACAAGAATACATTGTTTGATGTTCCAGAACCACCCACATGGAAGGATGAGCCCAAGAGTACGGTGGTTCTAATGGGCGAAGACTTACTTGTCAAATGTCGCGCCGACGGATATCCGACACCCGCCACATCTTGGATAAAAAGTACACAACATGCGGCGAACGCGATACTGCGTGATCAAGTGTGTATCTGAAATATAACATACTCCCAGGTGGCATCTCTGATCTACGGCATACCGGCCACATGCGGAATGGCGCTCTGGAGATAAAGAACACAACGAAAGGCGCGGAAGGAGAGTATACCTGCAAGGCCACTAACTCTCTCCACGAAGAAATCGAGAAGAAAATCACGGTCAAAGTGATTGGTAAACTTGTGCGCCGCATTAAACATGTCACGTGTTATCAGTGCAGCTCATTTCCTTATATATTACATTTTACCACGTTTTCCAGCAGTCTAGTTCGTCTTCACTTGGAATGTGCGGGTCACAAAGTCTGTTATTCCATTACAAGTCTACACGTCCACGACATTTCGTTCACAAATGCACATCGGTTATACAATTGCTGTAGCCACAACAGTATACTGTAGCGGGAACAGTATAGGAGGCTTACAGTCCAGCAACGGCTCCGTACGCACCCGAATGCCTCCTGTCAATACGTACATGGATATCTCAATAACTCACTCGGGGCATGGTACACCAAGAACTACGTGTATTGAAACACTACAAGAAACATAAAAAGACCTGATGCCCCTTTCCCTGTTGCTCTTGTTTAAAGCTGCCTGGTTCGTGTGGTGTCTTTCAGCCTTGCCGTGCCATGTCCCGAGAGAGTTGAAACCAACTAGCCGAGGGCACATCTCTTCGAGACCTTAATACGTTATACTCAAAAGCTACATGACTTAAGACAAATTTTCCTCAATTACCCAAAGTATCCACATCAGAAACAGCTCGCTCACTACAGCGAGCAGTCCTGTCTAATTACAGTTGTTCGTTCTGATAGCATCCGTGAATGGTTTACCAGCTCTATGTTCTTATAGTCCCTGCCAGATTCGAGGAGAAATTCAAAGTCCAGACAGTGCGCCGTGGAGAAGGAGCCACGCTGCAGTGCCACGCTATCGGAGACAAGCCTCTGGAAGTGACATGGCTTCAGGAAAAGAAGCAACTCAGATTCATCCCTCACACCAGGTATGAACAAAAGAAACAGTTCGCTGTGGACCCCTAGAGTCTGCCAATGTTATGAACCCACATCTGCGTCATCTTCAGGTACGAACGGTTCGAGACAAGTACAGAGTCCGGCGTTTCGTCAGAACTGGTGATCCCAACAACAGAGCGAAGTGATGCGGCTCTTTATACTTGCGCCGCGAAAAACGAATACGGGTCGGATGAAAGAAACATCAAACTGCTGGTCGTTGGTAAGCTATACAGCTAACAGTCACCGTCAAGCGACATGTTCTAGTCCTGATGAACAAGCTATTTTCTTTGTTCGTCTCCAGAGGTTCCAGCACAGCCCCTGGACCTTCGTATCCTGGAAGTATGGAGCCGCAAAGTAAGCGTTATTTGGGCAGAGCCCTACAGCGGGAACAGCCCCATCACGAACTACGTCGTACACTACTGGAGAGATAAAGGTACTAGCCTCTTCACTACTATCGTATCAGCTTGGCTTTCCGTGTAATTGTCTAGCGTTCAACGCAGTGGAACGAACCCGTACCGCAAGTCCACATGACTTTCACGCAATCTTCGCGAATTACATCGCCTTTCATTGACTAGTCGCAGCAGGACTCAATTGTGCTTTGCGTCCTACACGCAGTGGGTCCACACCGGCTGCATGAAGAGACGGTGTCCAGCACGCAGACCGCCGCCGTCATTGGAGAACTTCATCCGGGAACATCGTACGCCCTGACGATAACGGCTGAAAACGAGGTTGGACAAGGAGCACCCTCAGATGCGTTGCACTTTGTCACCGCTGAAGAAGGTAATTATCTGCGCACCATACCTGAACAGTAACGTACGAAGAAACATCCCAACCATTACCATTAAATAGAGTTCAGTTGAtataaaaacatttttgtttatttatttatttttacagaGCCAGGAGGCCCTCCGACAGACGTGTGGGCTACAGCCAAAGGACCAACTTCCATTGGTGTCTCCTGGAAGGTAGGTATTCAAGCGCATTCTCGCGAATGAAGAACAGCATGCTGACTTTACTGAAACGTAAGTTGCGCGCAGTTACACATATCAATTAGGAAACAAACTGCAATTATGTGTAACCAGTCGACACGAGTTCCTCCACAGTGCACAAGCGTAGGCTACAGCTACTCAATGTTCCAATCTGTACATAGCTTCAGGATCCCCTACATCTGTTCTACACCGCAGTATTTTCGCCTTAACATTTTCCACGTCCCTTATTTGTGTAGCCTGCATACCTTTCTTAACTGCCATGTTCATAAAAAAACTCAGCCTCCACCGCGGGAACTTTGGCACGGCCAGCTCAAGGGCTACTACGTGGGCTACAGACCAGCAGAGTCCAGTCAACCGTACTCCTTCAAGACCGTTGATCGCGTCACAAACGACACGCAGGAAGTTACCTTGGTTGGACTGACCAAGTCTTCAAGGTACAGCGTCATCGTCAAAGCACATAACGCAGCGGGCACAGGGCTGCCCTCGGAGCCGCTCGTCGTACGCACGCTTGACGGAGGTAAGTACCCCAATTAGCAAGTGTGGTACATCACAGAGTTAAAGCACAATGGCCACGATTTGAGGTGTACTTTGCACAAGAGTCGATATACTTTTTAATGTCTTAACATTCAGACGCTTTTGAAAcaagtacataaaaaaaaaagaacagtgcAGTTGTGCTGCAGAGGGTACTAAACAGATAAAACAACAGGGAACGAAGCAGCTGtggtaggaaaatttaatacggcGCGGAACGGAAGCAGGTTCCCTACAGGAAAGCTGGTCACCTATGGATTTTGGTTAGATGCTTCGTTCCCTGTAGTAATGTCCTTTCGGTTCTCTGTGTATACGATACATATAAATCCGACATCATAAGAGACAACAGACAACATAACATGCGACATCATATTAGAAGGCCATCGCGCTGTTTATGGACAAGCTAACAAAACTATATATAATAACGCTCACCTAGAGTTCCTTTCCCAGCCAATAAATATGGGAAATCATGGTAGTCGACAACAAATTGGCACATACCTGAAAAGATCCAAAGAAGGCGCATATAAACAAAAAACACATTCAAAAATCAGCAAAGTACGCTTTTCTAGTTGAAGGTATGAAGAGAAAATTGGTGTCGCATATCCGTAACTTTTTCCTCGAAAAATATACGGGTGGCGAGCAACTTTGCCGGCAAAATGTTGACAGATAACCGCAAAGATGGGTATCACGGC
It encodes the following:
- the LOC135400769 gene encoding leucine-rich repeats and immunoglobulin-like domains protein 1; protein product: MSGMDALQFIWLVVALTTSYTASVKVVPFQFPQTPVVGDTIRVACYTSAVSTSLTFKWKKDGLPLESRSTVLLKRLEDISTLLLGPVTVEDSGNYTCEASTMQSRDSYTAQLQVYAPPSWIKHPHDYTAVEGTNVTVPCSVTGHPIPTVTWQRDAGKDVRSMP
- the LOC135400765 gene encoding cell adhesion molecule Dscam1-like isoform X1; this encodes MGEDLLVKCRADGYPTPATSWIKSGISDLRHTGHMRNGALEIKNTTKGAEGEYTCKATNSLHEEIEKKITVKVIVPARFEEKFKVQTVRRGEGATLQCHAIGDKPLEVTWLQEKKQLRFIPHTRYERFETSTESGVSSELVIPTTERSDAALYTCAAKNEYGSDERNIKLLVVEVPAQPLDLRILEVWSRKVSVIWAEPYSGNSPITNYVVHYWRDKVGPHRLHEETVSSTQTAAVIGELHPGTSYALTITAENEVGQGAPSDALHFVTAEEEPGGPPTDVWATAKGPTSIGVSWKPPPRELWHGQLKGYYVGYRPAESSQPYSFKTVDRVTNDTQEVTLVGLTKSSRYSVIVKAHNAAGTGLPSEPLVVRTLDGDVPQPPALALMSTSDSSIKLKWSHAKATTAPITGYTLHYKKGSGPWHHIPVVASDDTTYTLSDLDGASTYHVYLTASNQYGQGSGGEAIVINTRQQDPSLKWVFYKDPSLVVPAASLLIALLVVITVITVCIKKTRAHKNFEKSALAAEKRHSNYGPGPDTQQRYIDVQEKSGSRADAVSISSYATIQSRRSLSGTYKMEELRGGGGGGLTSKHHTTERKHRRNSSLRSSHVYDSAT
- the LOC135400765 gene encoding cell adhesion molecule Dscam1-like isoform X2, whose protein sequence is MLTSRGVAVVNISRATRKDAGPYICTASNGFGEPLAKTFHIRVYVPARFEEKFKVQTVRRGEGATLQCHAIGDKPLEVTWLQEKKQLRFIPHTRYERFETSTESGVSSELVIPTTERSDAALYTCAAKNEYGSDERNIKLLVVEVPAQPLDLRILEVWSRKVSVIWAEPYSGNSPITNYVVHYWRDKVGPHRLHEETVSSTQTAAVIGELHPGTSYALTITAENEVGQGAPSDALHFVTAEEEPGGPPTDVWATAKGPTSIGVSWKPPPRELWHGQLKGYYVGYRPAESSQPYSFKTVDRVTNDTQEVTLVGLTKSSRYSVIVKAHNAAGTGLPSEPLVVRTLDGDVPQPPALALMSTSDSSIKLKWSHAKATTAPITGYTLHYKKGSGPWHHIPVVASDDTTYTLSDLDGASTYHVYLTASNQYGQGSGGEAIVINTRQQDPSLKWVFYKDPSLVVPAASLLIALLVVITVITVCIKKTRAHKNFEKSALAAEKRHSNYGPGPDTQQRYIDVQEKSGSRADAVSISSYATIQSRRSLSGTYKMEELRGGGGGGLTSKHHTTERKHRRNSSLRSSHVYDSAT
- the LOC135400765 gene encoding cell adhesion molecule Dscam1-like isoform X3; translation: MLTSRGVAVVNISRATRKDAGPYSCTASNGFGEALAKTFHVNVYVPARFEEKFKVQTVRRGEGATLQCHAIGDKPLEVTWLQEKKQLRFIPHTRYERFETSTESGVSSELVIPTTERSDAALYTCAAKNEYGSDERNIKLLVVEVPAQPLDLRILEVWSRKVSVIWAEPYSGNSPITNYVVHYWRDKVGPHRLHEETVSSTQTAAVIGELHPGTSYALTITAENEVGQGAPSDALHFVTAEEEPGGPPTDVWATAKGPTSIGVSWKPPPRELWHGQLKGYYVGYRPAESSQPYSFKTVDRVTNDTQEVTLVGLTKSSRYSVIVKAHNAAGTGLPSEPLVVRTLDGDVPQPPALALMSTSDSSIKLKWSHAKATTAPITGYTLHYKKGSGPWHHIPVVASDDTTYTLSDLDGASTYHVYLTASNQYGQGSGGEAIVINTRQQDPSLKWVFYKDPSLVVPAASLLIALLVVITVITVCIKKTRAHKNFEKSALAAEKRHSNYGPGPDTQQRYIDVQEKSGSRADAVSISSYATIQSRRSLSGTYKMEELRGGGGGGLTSKHHTTERKHRRNSSLRSSHVYDSAT